Genomic segment of Eupeodes corollae chromosome 2, idEupCoro1.1, whole genome shotgun sequence:
aattatcttcaaaaagtaaatgtcatggaccaatctaacgtttcaaataaagaattgatgagattttgcaaattttatgcgtttttttttttaaagttctcaagctcttaaaaaatcaccgtttagttgatttttgacaatttgtatTGGTTTTTGGTTCATTTctgatgttttatattttttattataattctaTTCAAGTTAATTTCcccatattaaaaatattactatTTTTCGTTCCATTAAGACTTTATAATTAGCAACCGGATTCTGAATTTTGGCACGCGcttcaaatttatcaaatttctctctaagatcatttatgaaagaACGCAGTGAACAATGAACAAATGCATCAGGCGGAGGATTGGACACACCCAGTTCACCCACAATCATCTTCTCACCACCCATTTGCCACCTCTTCCAACTCAATACCCATCTGACCATCAACCATTTAACTACAGACTGCCCGAAAATcaaggaaaattttaaaaaactttttaactatAACCTAAAAAATCTCCTTTTGGTTCCTTCcgaacaaaacatacaaaatattttcaaaattttaaaacctttaaatctTTATCAGAATATTTAACACTTATTTATTATAAACCCTTGCGGAGTGGTTGGAGTAAGTCCGGCCTATTACTCTTACTCCGACCGCCCCCTGGCAGCTGgcaaatttaaaacatcataACCTTCAAAAACACTAACTTAATCATTACAACTAGAAGCCCTGGTTGCTTTTagcttttaagtattgttttgtacatttatgtatagttcaataactaataataataataatagtgaaCAAAGCATTTGGCATCAATTTCAATCGTTTCTTTTTGAAGGCTCTTGTTGGTTTTAGGAATTCTTTCTAATATTGTGCCCAAAATTTCTGTTTAAATGAGCAGCtccattttttacatttttttagacaGGCTTATCGCTTCGCTGTTTGTGTCTGGAGCTTGCTCTGGATCTCTAGAGATACTTGTCCAGGCTTCAGTAATTTGCTTATAACCATAATGGAGCGCGTTAACTGCATCAGCTAGTGCAAACCATCTTGTTTCGGAAAGGATTTTAGGAACTCTTTGTGAACCTtaacattcattcaatttattccAGCGATTGGTAGAAGcagaaaaaagttgtatatttgTTGAACCACTTGAAAAATCTTGTTGCCTCCTGCACACAACCAGCCACATGAAGGCCTACTAAGTTAAGAGAATGCGCTGCACAAGGTACAAAGCTAGCAAATTCGCACTTCTCCTTTAATCTTGCTTGCAAACCAGAATATTTTCCTAACATATAAGACGCATTTTCATAGCTTTTTCCATTGCAAacctcttttaaaatatcaagattTTCCAGAAATGTCAAGATTGTCGATATAAAGCTAGCATCACACTACCAGTGAATTCACTGACAACTGACAGGCTGTGACGTAAAAATTACGTCACAAAGTCGTCAGTGTGGTTGCGCGTAGTGTGATAGCCAGTTTTGGGACGTCAGTGAAGTATGTCAGTGCACTGACGTGTTCACTGACAAGCCGAAATTGCGTCAGTAACTGACACGAAAAATGGCAAGTGTGATAAGTAGTCACTGACACATGGGACAACTGGCAAACTTTTTTGACAAGAGCGTCAGTACACTGACAGTGTCCCATCACTGACAACCCATGTAATTTCATGTGCTGTCAGTGTTGAAATCCTGTCAGTGAACTGGcaggtttttttgacatttgcatGCTTTCTGCAGgaggttttatttatataaaatgagtGAAGGCAATAACGTGGCTGATTCCGAAGCATCTATTAAAGCCAAGAAGCGGGCTAACAGTGAGAGGGCTATGAACCATAAGTGGATATCAGGAGACGTGTCTAATAGAGCATGTGGAAAAGCGACCACCGCTTTGGAACTTtggatcaaataaaaaaataataagcatTTTGAGCCTATCTTTTGATGAATGCACCGGACGTACCTCTGTAAATAGTTGTAATAAAGACTTTCAGCGTTAGGTGGTGCGTTTATAACCACATGCTTTCCGTCCACAGCACCAATACAATGAGAAAATTGCCATTTGTCCCAGAACTGCTTTGCCACCGCCTCCCACTCGACTTCATTTTTTGGAAAAGGCTTCTATTTAAACGACTAGGAAAGTTATTATTCATCAATTTGTATCGCCAGTCGCCAAATTATTGACAAATCATTATTGaaacaaaccttaaaaaatcacccacaaGAATCTTGTAAATGGCATCGAGGACTTCTAATGGACTATAATGGCAGAAATAGTTGGTTGGGCTATGCGGAAAAACAGTCTCAGGGAATTAAAACTCTCGCCGTTGGTCAAGTAACGCAGAGTGGTCAAGTAACGCAGAGTGAGTGCGAGTCGTGCTTCCGCTGAATTACTTGCCGGAATTTGGATCGGCTTTTGCAATATGTGGCTTTACTAAATTGAGCAAATAATCGAACTTTTCGCTCGACATGCGCATTACATTCCGATATAGTTCCGGCTCTTCTTCCCGTAATTCCATGAGCAGCTTGGCACAAAACCCTTCCTTTTCCCTGCGCTTCAACCATTTCTTCTGCCAAACTCTACGCGGTCGACGCTTTCTCctgtcgtcatcatcgtcgctGATGCTTTCCAACACACAACCCGCCAAATAAACCATCGTTGCAGTTTCTGTCATCTCAAACAATTCTTCTTCCAACATTTTTACGCAGTCACAGTGTTATGCGTCCACACAATGACTGACaacataatataaacaaaaacaagaaactgaCAGCCACTGGCTGTTGATATTCAGTGCTGCCAGTATAGTGTGATAGCAAAACTGCTCACTGACCCAATTTCATGTAAATTTCACTGACGCCACTTGCCAGTGTTATATGCCAGTGAATCATGTGTCAGTGTAGTGTGATAGTCAGTTTTTAAAGCGTCAGTTCACTGATCGACTTGGAAAAAAATTCACTGACTAGCATCAGGTGCCAGTGAGTTTTGGGACACACCGGCACGGGCCTGTCAGTAAGTGTGATAACCTTTTTTGCTCAACTGACGACTGACAAGCAATTGCTTCACTGGCGTTAAAACCACGTCAGTTTTTGTGACGTCACTGCCTGTCAGTGGTCAGTGAATTCACTGGTAGTGTGATGCTAGCTTAAGAAAGGTTGGGTCAACACTTAaggtaaaatattttgtcgatctAATTTCATGTACAATTTTCACTAGGACTTGTTTTCCCTGTTGGAGGACTTCggtgaaattttgtttgtaactgtcaaaaataaaaccattacaTCGCAAAGCATCGCATTTAAATGGCATGAGTTGAATTTTGTAGGAGAGAAGTTCCGATCAGCTCATTGGAAAACTATCTCGAAGCAAAACGTCCCCAAAAATTCCGCTCCGATGGTTACctcaatacttacttacttaaggtggcgctacagtccggggcggacctgggcctcaaccaacaagcgtctccagccagctcggtccctagctagctgtctccagtttcgcacgccaagttggttgaggtcctctcccacctgggtgcgccacctgagtcgcggtcttcctctactgcgccgtccctcgggattggattcgaagaccttccgggctggagcgttgatgtccatccgctctacatgacctagccatctaagccgttggactttgattctgctaactaggtcagtgtcgctgtacagcccgtacagctcgtcgttatatcttctcctccattctccatctatgcgtacgggaccaaaaatcgcccgaagaatttttctctcgaagcatcctaagacgctctcatctttctttgacagggtccaggcctcagcgccataaatgagaaccgggatgatgagtgtcttatagatggtgattttacatgctcgagagaggactttacttctcaattgccttctaaatccaaagaagcagcgatttgcaagagttattcttcgtttgatttcagcgctggtgtcgttgtctgcattaatagcggtgcctaggtagacaaagtcattaactacctcaaagttatagctgtccatggtgacgttttgtccaagacgtcgtcgttcagtgtccttttttgatgacagcatatacttggtcttgccctcattgaccactaaacccatcttcttcgcttccttcgcaatgctcaaaaacgctccactgacatcacgctttgatcttccaattatgtcaatatcatctgcgtatccgagtaattggatggatctttggaagattgtgcctctagtgtttacggttgagttttgcacaattctttccagaacgatgttgaagaagtcgcatgacagtgcatcgccttgtctaaaaccttttttgacatcaaatgcatcggtaagatcttttccgaccttgatagagcagcgtgcattctccatcgtcattctgcacaaacggataagtttgacagggatgccaaaactagacattgctcggtagagctcttccctatagatgctgtcatacgcggctttaaaatcgataaagagatggtgggtatcgatttgaagctcctgggttttttccaagatctgccgtagtgtgaatatttggtcgatagtggactttcctggtctgaagccacactgataaggaccaatcaggttgttgacgaatggcttcagacgttcacataatacggcagagaggatcttatacgcaatgttaaggagactgatgcctctgtagttggcgcagtttagagggtctcctttcttatgtatcgggcacactatgctgagattccactcatcgggcatgctttcttccgaccaaattttgcagatgagttggtgcatgctccctaccaagtcatcgcctgctgctttgaatagttcggcggtgatgccgtcagctccagcagctttgtttgacttaagtttagatatagctatcttcacttcgtcaaggtcgggtaggcggaattgttgatctgcgtcgccgaggttgagtggttctatctcccttacagcggagttcggttcgtcatcgccgttatataatttggagaagtgatctttccatattctcagcatcgactgtggttctactacgatgttcccttgatcgtctttacaggcttcggttcgtggctggtacccttgggaggttttttttaccttttggtaaaacttacgaacctcattcctgttgtgacatccctctatctcctcgatcgcgcgcttctcatgctctcttttttttcgtctaagaagccggtgttcctctctcctcttctgctcgtagagctcgcgagcagctctagtccttttgtgcagcgccgttttgtatgcctcttgtttcgctgcgtgcgcttgccggcattcgtcgtcaaaccaggggtttcgctgtggtggccgtgtgaaacctagcacttcagaggcggcatctctgatggctgcaaggcaatgttgccactggttttcaatgcttaatgcaggaagcataggactccttaggaggttactagagactcgatcggaaaaggacatggcagtctcttgcgattgtagccgtctaacgtcgaatcttctcacagtacctccttgttttggcttggatcgggatatccgtagccgtaccttggctacaacgaggtagtggtccgagtcaatgttggcctctcggaatgttcggatatcctggatactggagaagtgtcgtgcgtcgatcgcaatgtggtcaatctggttgacggttgattgatcaggagatttccatgtccccttgtggatattaagatgcgtgaactgcgtactagctaccagaacgtctcgccccgcagcgaaatcgaccagcctgaatccgttgtcggaggtggtgtcgtgcaggctgtatctcccgattatgccaccaaagatgtcttctcttcctagcttagcattaaaatctcctaagacaattttaatgtcatagccagggcactgctcatatgtcttgtccaagagctcgaagaacatatctttggtgtcttcatctttctcctctgttggggcatgcgcgcatattaggcttatgttggcgaatttagccttgatgcggattgtcgtgatgcgctcgctcacactgttgaaactcaagactttttgcctgagcctagttccaacaacaaatccacacccaaatagacgctgtctttgttctcggtagcagtcgccgtagtagatatcgcagtcttttagtttgcgtttacccggtccatcccatcgcacttcttggatggctgtaatatctgccttgcagcagtttagggcttccgctaattgttcggctgcacgtggtctgttaagggacctaacattccacgtacatatccgaagttcgttgtccttatttcgtttgcgtgggttgtcaacagtgaatccgtccgtatccgaggcttgttgttgcttcgaaactatgatgtttttacgtggccaggaagtcaccccgacggcacaacccccaacctggagggccagatccttagtataactccaaggaaggggagccggatgaaccgctccttataggcctgggctccgaatatgtcgaagaagccctataaggtgttcactaagtagttcgaccttactggaactgtagacgccaccgttgattctatctcgagaattcgtccgctgccgcctggataaggagaggtgccttagtggaaacacctctccccccctctctcgtttgctgcccccaacaactttccactggggttggaacccaatctccagttgaggtactaggcacccgatgttcaccgcggggaggtgagagtaggagttgatagacagaggtgggttttgagaaaaacctgtggacggtTACCTCAATAGGTCCGAATAATTATCTCAATTTAAGAACGAGggaacatttatttctattttaatttaatttacaaagttcacgcaattttgacagttcttcaatgtttttttgtaattaagggTACGTGGCAAGTAATTACCATGAGTatctaaaaaaatgattttagacaattattattgttatttatgatTCTTAGTTTCAACAATACAGTAATTCAGTAACTTAAAAATAGGTGAATTGTAAAGTAtgctctttttaatttcaattgtggacaatcatttaaataatatttcttacgTAAAATTTGCTTCTATATGTTCATATCAACCACTCGGcgaaactttcaaaatttgtataagatttatgtttttgaagagtttataaatgtatttatttcaaattttcgtAACTATTTCGTTGGGGGTTCATGCCAAAGTGTCGCATGTTGTTGTTGCATACATTTAATTATCTCAATGTAATCCAGACCTTAAGATATTTTTCTACAGAAACATACCTTTTCCGATCAATATTTTCGAACAAAACCCTTCTGTCAATTAAGTTTCGTCGGGTCAATTCACAATTTCCCATAATTTCTTCGTTATAATTGGTCGATTGTGAATACACAACACCGTGTCTTTGAGCAGAGCAAAAAAGGGAAGTTTTACGGACGTcgagtttttttccaaaaataaaaattatttaaaatgatttcgagGGCCGCATTACTCTCaggtaaataattaaatatttatactaTTAAGCAATAagcaattgaaaacaataactaACAAGAATAGAAAGatattttacaaagaaaaaaaaatatatattcagcCATGGTTTATGTAATCACTGACAATTTTTCTCCAACTGGAAAACGTGTGTAGAGGAACcatattaagtttttcttattaatattttacagTCCAAAGACCAGCTGCTCTCATTGCTTCCAGGGCCGCTGCAACTGGAGCTTCAGAGCAGTTCAAGAGGCCAGTACGTCCAGAACACCCTGGCAAAGTCCGTTTGGGATTTATTCCAGAAGAATGGTTCCAATTCTTCTACAACAAAACTGGTGTCACCGGTCCATACACATTCGGTGTAGGTCTGCTCACCTACTTGTGCTCCAAGGAAATCCTTGTCATGGAGCATGAATACTACGGTGGTTTGTCATTGGGTATCATGTGCATTATTGCTGTTAAGAAAATTGGTCCAGCAGCTGCCAAGTACTGCGACAAGGAAATCGACGTAAGATGTTTTTattgatatctttttttgtgGGGGATTTATTAGTGTTATGAATTATTTTGTGTAGAGGATCGAAGCCGAATGGAATGACGGTCGTGTCAACGAATTGAAGGTCCTCGCTGACGCTATCGAAGACGAGAAGAAGGAACAATGGCGCGCCGAAGGTGCTCTGATGCTCATTGATGCCAAAAAAGAGAACGTTGCTCTTCAATTGGAAGCCGCATTCAGGGAACGTGCCATGAATGTCTACACACAAGTaagttttttgcattttttgacttATAGCAAATGcgtattgtaaattttgtatcttaatttaaatttaggtCAAGCGTCGGTTGGACTACCAAGTTCAATGCCGTCACGTTGAAAGACGTATCAATCAGAAACACATGGTTGACTGGGTTGTCAAGAACGTCCTCAAGTCCATCACACCCCAATCAGAGAAGGAAACCCTTAACAAGTGCATTGCCGATTTGAGTGCACTTGCTGCCCGTGCAAAGTAATTTACTAAGCACAGTCACGACGAGTGaactaataaattatattttggatGTAAAACATCTACGCATTAATTaatatacaagaaataaaaaatcaattccaaCATTCACGAAAGAagccattatttttgtttagctaAGAGTGCAGGGAGGGACCATCAATGACGTCGCTCACTTTATATATTCGCGAATCATTAAAGTGAGTGCTCAACTGAAATCAAAAAGGGAAATCGCACAAGTTTCTAGTCTTTTGTTACTTTATTTGGTAACGCCTAACGGTTCTCGTTATCACTTCTATGTTTCTGTTTGTCGTCCTTGAACCTTTTTGCATGACAGACGTGTTTAACACCCGTGCCGATGATTAGACTTCCTGCCAATGAAAAAATAAGCTTTGGACCTCAGAGTAAACTAGActttattgtatattttaaatctcTGTTGATATGGACTTCCTTCAAAAATCATGGGACCAGAATATGAAAAgtaagaacatttattttattttttctctaaaCTGGGTGGCCGTGCCTTCTGTTGATCAAACGTGGTTCCTGTGTAATGCTTATCTGATTGCAGTGAgaacagacaaacaaaaatatctaagtCCAGTAGTGACATTTTACATACTTCATTTAAGTTCTGCTGCCCACTAACTAACTCAAAGTTTATCACAATACAATACTATTTTTTGAGAGAGCGAACTCGAGGTAAATAAGTTGCTGGCAATTTGAGGTTCCTCGAGAAACTGTTtgcctatatttttaattttatagattttgCAGCTAAATGGAAACTATTAAAATGTAATGACTCTCCTAAAAAGAGTGCACCTTTTTCAAGGCAGTCAGATCATTGACgcgaactttttaaaaaaatttcctaCGGTTAATGGTGTTTGTTCTCGTCCcagttcataaaataaaagtacatcGGAAATGTAGACCGTCCAAAGAACCAGATCTAGGCAAAGAAATCGCGTGGAAGAGCACTTAGTAAAAGTCATCGCTGCTACAAAAAAATCGGATTGAAGACCATCAAAAAACATCTCCAAAAAAGGTGTCATGCGTTAGGACTTATAAGACCCTCTGATGAAATATCGGACCCTGGAATTGAATTGCAATGAGAGTATTATAAACGATGAAACTAATTTCGGATTTGTTGCTTGGGTTGATATTGCAAAAGGTTGAACTTAATTAATCAATGATTGTTGTTTCCATTTGCTGCGAGATATCACATGACTCCCTTAAACCATTCCAAGCGATTATGAGAATTTATTGTCAGGTTATCTTATTTTTTAGCAGTACTCTGACTCTGACCCTATCTTCCATACCCATCCcaagattttcaaaacttatgtGAATATTTTCCTTGggtatacaaaaatcaaaaaaattgttttcatagtagtagtagtagccttttcttccaaaaattcaGAAACTAAATTTTCGTAGATGCTAAACTAGGACGAACAAATTATTGGGTCCGCTAATctaaattaattgttaaactAAATGCAATGTCGACCGGTACAAGCTCAACATTCAAAcctaagattttgaaaaaaattattagctCTTCAAGTGATGAAGGATTTTTACCATCTTCAACTAGAAGGCGTCTAGTaaaaaatattcctttaaaaagaaatatcgatTATGATTCTgaggtatgtacatatgtccATTCATTTGTGCATCATTAAACAAATACATTCACATACAGAGTTTTAATTAttgataacaattttaaaatttagccTGAAGAACCATGCCATGATAGGCCGCAAAGTAGACCTAGTCGAAGACTATCGCGTCGCAGAGCACTTGGTAGAAGTCGTCGCCGTTCCAAAAAACCAACTTATCGCTTGCGCTCAAGGAAACCTATGTAAATAAAGTGCTGAAAACAATGTTAAATGAAAGAGCTGAAAACTATTGGAAAATAAAGACTTAATTATTATTGCAAACTTTTTCATAAAGTCCTTTGTATTAAGTTAGGGAACTCTCGGTGGCATTCTTTgaggaaaaaaagaacaaacgtTTTCGCTTGTGTTAACGATTAACTTCAAGTTcaataatttacaggcactcaaggggttattaagggaaggatttaaaaggagataccgatgcacattggccttaaagttctgaacattaaaatgggagggaagaacagagttggctaaagcattccacattctcgatgtgtgatttaagaaataatctgatgagcattcctggaagtgcgggTATTACGGgagaatcgtttaaggggtgagaatgcaactggctagttggacagaacattgtttgtaaaaatatcgataaaacaacgaaaggcatgaaacattacGGCGGttttctagcgatgtaaatgtttcgattatagttctattgcCTATTATTTTTAAGCCCTTTTTGTATTCTATTCAAGAGATTAAAACTTGTCTCAGGGGCACTTgtccagatatgcgaattatattcaagctttggacggatgaaggctttgtaaattacagccggATCAGaatgggtgaaaaatttcttgctaCGTCGGGGAAATCCTAAGcgcctggcagcatttttggcaatatcaaatatataatcattccataaaaggtgatctgtgatacacataccgaatactgacagttgattagtttcctgtaTGCAAGTgtcactcatagatagtggcttCGGGGGTGTGTTTCTCTTCAACGACAGgaaacagcattgagttttcaaagcattcaattctacacggtttctgactccccattggacaatgctgtcaagatcagaatttaatgagcttatcatacggtgccgttgaagttccacatccgaaggacaaggctgcgaatctagaaacgagtatgagacgctgagggtactgtcgtcagcgaaatagtttaatggattagaaatgGCAGACATacgatcatttatgaatataaggaagagagtcggagacaaaacggagccctggggaacaccagcatttattataTGAATTTGAGACttaaaaccatccaatacaacttgtattgaacggttagaaaggtaatttctaatccaacgaagaagagattcatcaataccaaagcacgcattttttgataggagagcttggtgccaaactctatcaaatgcttttgaaatatcaagtgcaataatcttactttctccaaaacgatgtaaagatttgttccactgttcggtgagatagaccatgagatcaccagtagacctattgctacgaaagccatactgtcggtcattaagaagcttccgttcttcaagatatttcttaagctgaaaattaatcagcgtttacatgaccttagaaagaagggacgtaagtgcaattagacgatagtttgagggagaggaggattcgccttttttagggacaggcagGACAagtgcagttttccatccactctggaagagacctgtagaataggacagatggaaaagcttacgcagtggttttgccagcgttgaagaacacctcttcagaacaataggggaaaTACTATCCACGCCAGCGGATTTGtctatgtcaaggtctttcagtactctttcgactgcacgagtgcgaaagaagattcgttccatagaatcatttacgctctcaagagcaggaggactcatgacactatccggtagcgtcgaattaacagcaaaatgtgctgcaagcaaattggttttatcaaTCGAAcgtacatagggagtgtcattgtggacgagcgttggaaccgaggatgacgtggtgtttcgtacgtttttcacaaatgaccagaaatttttactaccttttggacattgtagtatttcttgccttaatttctgatcatgcaaaaatttggttcgtcgaatatgtccattacaggtctttctagcttgtttaaacttattccggttttccccagt
This window contains:
- the LOC129945379 gene encoding ATP synthase subunit b, mitochondrial, translated to MISRAALLSVQRPAALIASRAAATGASEQFKRPVRPEHPGKVRLGFIPEEWFQFFYNKTGVTGPYTFGVGLLTYLCSKEILVMEHEYYGGLSLGIMCIIAVKKIGPAAAKYCDKEIDRIEAEWNDGRVNELKVLADAIEDEKKEQWRAEGALMLIDAKKENVALQLEAAFRERAMNVYTQVKRRLDYQVQCRHVERRINQKHMVDWVVKNVLKSITPQSEKETLNKCIADLSALAARAK